The nucleotide window CGGCGCGGGGGCGGGGGCGGGGGCGGGACGCCGGGGCTGCTGCGCCCCCAGCGCGGACGCGGCCAGCAGCGCCATCCCGGCGAGGGCGAGCCGACGCGCCGCGCGACTAGTCATCTCCGGCCCTCCGCGCGGCGGCGGCGGTGTCCGCGCGCATAGCGGCGCTGTCGGTCACGGGCGGCTTCACGTAAGTCCGGATCTGGAAGGTCGCCTGCAGCAGCGTGCCCCTCGCGCGCAGCGCGGAATCGGCGGTCGGGCTCTGGATGCGCTCCAGCTTCACGTCGTACGGGACGATGATGCGCGCCAGGCTCGCAATGTCGGAAAGGAACTCGCCCACCTGGTCGTACTCGCCGGTCACCGTGAAGCGGAATCGCTGCGTATCGAACGGCGATCCAGACTCCACCGGCTGCGGCACGAAGTTGACGACGTTGGCGCCGCGGATCTTGGCGCGGCTCGAGATGTCGTCCAGCAGGTTCGGCACTTCCCCGGAGAGCGGCACCAACTGGCGCATCAGGTCGAGGGTGGCGCGGTACTCCGCGAGCTGCTGCTCGAGCTGCTGGACCGCGCCGCGCTGCACGTCGCGCTTCGCCTTGCGCACCTGCTCCTCGGTCGAGTCGATCTGCACCTGGAGCGAGTCGCGCGTCTTGCCAAGCTGCTTGACGCCCAGTATCCCGCCGATGGGCGTGCCGGACCAGACGAAGTACGCCCCCGATACTGCGAAGACCGTCAACGCCAGGAAGACCTGGCCGCGCATGTCCTGGGGAATGACGGCCATGGCTAACGCCCCCGCGCCCCGCGCGCCCCGCCGCCCGAGCGCACGCCCCGAACGACGGACGCCGCCAGCGGCTGCATCGTCAGGATCGAGGAATCGGGGACCTGGTATCGCGCCGCGATGATGTACGTGAACACGTCGCGCCCCTGCTCGTTCACCGCCCCGGTGGATCTGGTCGAGGCTCCTTCGATGAACGGCGACTCCTCAAGGTTCCGCACGAAGCGCGTGATCGCCTGGATGTCCGCCGACTT belongs to Gemmatimonadales bacterium and includes:
- the pilO gene encoding type 4a pilus biogenesis protein PilO; its protein translation is MAVIPQDMRGQVFLALTVFAVSGAYFVWSGTPIGGILGVKQLGKTRDSLQVQIDSTEEQVRKAKRDVQRGAVQQLEQQLAEYRATLDLMRQLVPLSGEVPNLLDDISSRAKIRGANVVNFVPQPVESGSPFDTQRFRFTVTGEYDQVGEFLSDIASLARIIVPYDVKLERIQSPTADSALRARGTLLQATFQIRTYVKPPVTDSAAMRADTAAAARRAGDD